TTCCTAACCCTTTGCGAAGTCCAATAAGCGCCTCCGCCAGCTCCCGCTGACCGTTGCCGTCAATCCCTGCGACGCCCAGTATTTCGCCAGGGTAAAGTTCGAAGCTTACCCCATTAACTGCGGGTACGCCGGATTCCCCAATTACTCTCAAGTTGCTTACTTTTAAGATGGGTTCGCTTGTTAAATCTACTGTTTTTGCAACCTGCCTCGGTATTTCAAAATTGCCCTCACTGCCGACCATCAGTCGAGTAAGTTCTTCAGCAGTCGTTGAGGTGGTTTCAAGGCAGGCGACGGATTTACCATGTCGAAGAACCGTCACCCTGTCGGAATAACCCAGCACCTCTCGGAGCTTGTGGCTGATAAGGATGATGCACATGCCGTCTTCAACCAATCGCCTGAGCATGGCAAACAGGCTTTCCACTTCCTGTGGTGCAAGCACGCTTGTTGGCTCATCGAGGATTAGTATTCGCGCTTGCCGATAGAGGGCTTTGAGTATTTCCACTTTTTGTTGGGATGAGACAGACAAGTCGGCTACTCGGGCGTGAAGGTCAACATAGAGTCCAAACTGCTCGCATATCTCGCGAAGCCGTTTTTCTGCTGAACGATAGTCGGTTTGGAGCAAGTGGGTTGGCTCGCAACCTAGAATGATATTTTCCAGCGCTGTGAAAGCCTGCACGAGCATAAAGCGCTGGTGAACCATGCCGATTTTTAGACTAATGGCATCGCGCGGGCTTTGTATTCTAACTGGCTTGCCGAAGACACGTATCTCTCCGTGGTCAGGAGTCAGCATGCCATAAAGGATGTTCATGAGGGTCGTCTTGCCGGCTCCATTCTCGCCGATAAGCGCATGCAATTCTCCCTGATAAGCAGTAAAATCAACCTTATCGTTTGCAATGACGCTGGGGAAACGCTTTGTTATCGCTCGCATCTCGACGGCAGGTGAACCCATGCTACCTATTGTCCCCTCTGGCTGGCGGTGAAAATCAACTTGATTCGCCAGTGCTTCAGCATTGGTGAAAAGGTAAACTGTAAATATCCTGGGTAGAGTTTGAATGCCCAACCCCGATAACTTTGGAGAATATAAAATTGCAAAACCTTATTTGGCTTTAAAACCATTAAACCATATCAATTCGGCATTCGAACTGTCAAATTAGGTATAATAAGAAACAAACGTTAAGAACATAAAGTAGCTGCAAACCATGAACCCTGCCATTGAGACAATTAGGGAAATCACGAAAGGGACGCCTTATGAGGGAAAGTTATTTCTAGTGGGCGGCTGTGTGCGCGATGAGATTATGGGCTTGCCACCTACAGAGGATGTTGATATTGTCCTTGAAGGCAGCGCCCTCGAACTTGCAAAGTTTCTATACGAGAAGGGAGTAGCCGACCACCGCCCTGTAACTTACCCGCGTTTTGGGACGGCAATGGTGACAATCAAAGGTCATACGGTGGAGCTTGTCAGCGCAAGGAAAGAGGTTTATACTCCGGAGAGTCGCAAGCCTGAGGTCGAATTTGCTGGGCTTTATGAAGATGTCCTGCGCCGCGATTTTTCCATAAATACCC
This region of Armatimonadota bacterium genomic DNA includes:
- a CDS encoding ABC transporter ATP-binding protein, with the protein product MGIQTLPRIFTVYLFTNAEALANQVDFHRQPEGTIGSMGSPAVEMRAITKRFPSVIANDKVDFTAYQGELHALIGENGAGKTTLMNILYGMLTPDHGEIRVFGKPVRIQSPRDAISLKIGMVHQRFMLVQAFTALENIILGCEPTHLLQTDYRSAEKRLREICEQFGLYVDLHARVADLSVSSQQKVEILKALYRQARILILDEPTSVLAPQEVESLFAMLRRLVEDGMCIILISHKLREVLGYSDRVTVLRHGKSVACLETTSTTAEELTRLMVGSEGNFEIPRQVAKTVDLTSEPILKVSNLRVIGESGVPAVNGVSFELYPGEILGVAGIDGNGQRELAEALIGLRKGLGSIKLDGREIIGMSVRQRLKLRIAYIPEDRRFALLLENRIIDNAILGSHWEEPIAKAGILNIRACREHASRLIENLNIRAIGPEMAAGQLSGGNQQKLVFGRALEREPRLLIASQPTCGLDVSASAEVRMRLIEACNQGAGILLISYDLDEILSLSDRVMVMFQGRIAGILKGEEATPQNVGALMLGEGILPSSSKEESQGGA